From Chitinivorax sp. B:
GATTAAAATCAAAACGTATGCCTTCGCTCTCCATTCCAACTATGCATGATGTATGAAACTCTCCAGCAGTAATCTGAGGGTGAAATCCAGACATTGGCGGGGTAAATCTACCACCATTCGCCGCATCAAAAAATACCACTTTAGCAATATACATTATTTCCACCCATAGTCAGAAAACGTGATGAATTGACCGTATCGCATTATGAAATGCTTCACTCTGCGCCCCAGGCTGTACTGTAACCACTCCATTTTTGAAAATGTGTGGATCTATGCTCTTAGAAAAATCGAAATTCTTTAAAGCCTTCTTTTCAATGGTAACTCTCACAACGGCTGATTTGCTGAACTCCAGCCGCCAACAACCTTCACACCTGAAACCTTGCATGAAGAGCCTTCAAAGCCCATTGGTATTAAATGCCATCTACTAATCATCGAATTTTGTTAATTTTCTTAAGAATCCAGCAAATGAATCAGAAATAACATATAAATTATCTGGGCAATCCTTGCCGCACTCCTTCACTAAATCCCAAAAATAGACAGAGCCATAGCTATTTCCTTTTATCGCAAGGCAAATTGCGTCATTTGTTCCGCTGCAACCAATCGGAATGAGATCATTATTTATGCGTTCTCTATAAGCTTTTATATTATAGTCAAGGCAGCTTGATTGAATTTCACGACCAATTCCGTAAAGAACTTGAATGCCACAGTACTCCTCATAAAAACCATCCACTACATACTCGTCTAGCCACGGCAAGCCCCCGTTGAATTTCAATAAGAACTCCTTATAGTCTTCTGGAAGATTCAGATTAAATTCAAGTTCGAGCTTTACGACATCATCTATTTCTATCTTAGGTCCTGGCGATTCAATTTCTTCGTGCATGTTGGCTCCTTGTCTATCAACGGCCAGCAAATCCGCCGTCATGCCCAGTTTTCTCGTGGGCTTCTTTACTTACTAATTGCATTAGTTTTTGGTCTTGATGATTATGCCAAACATAACCTTCTGGCGTTCTCTTATATCCAGCGGCTAGATTTGCTGCCGCTTCGTCATGCTTGCGCATTAAATTGCATATTTTTCTGGCAGTGCTCTATTGCAAATCATAAATGCGAGAGCAATAGCTAGTCCGATTAATGCGCCAGATAGATCAATCGGGGAGGACCAAAGCATATAGTTACGGCAATTCATAACTGCCAACTGTGTTGGGCATGAATAAGCATTTGCAATATGACCAGATATCAATGTGGAAATCACTCCAGATGCATGACCAATCATTGCCCAGTAGGCTATTGACTTTAAACCATTTACTGAAATGGGAAATAGCAATGCCAAGGAGATTATAGTTAAGAAAAATACTGAATAATATATGTTATATATCAGATTATTTGTGATCATTCCTTTTAATAAAAAATAGAAAATTATGCACACGCTCGTTATCACCAGCACCTTGAAGGCTGGATGACTTCCCTTTCTTTTTATAGAGTCAATATCAATCAAGCCAATAGGTTTATATTTATTCACCGCCAATTTAAGACATCCAAAAACAAGCCCAATTAGCCATCCCATGGAAACAAATGGGGCAAAAGCCAAAGTGTGAATGGCGCACTCTGCCATTTGACTTTGACGCGAACACACGCCTCTCCCTGTCATCCAGCCTAACAAAAGAAATGCCGCAATCGAAGCAAGATACCCAATCACACCACTTTTTAATACCAAATACCTTCCATTCATAGTTCTCGTAATAATATTAATCAAAACCACGTATATAACAGTAAAAAATAGGTAATAAATGTGTGCTTCGCCACCCAGCATCTTGAAAGGGAATAGAAGAAAAGGCTCTAAAAGAAGAGCGGAAAGTACAAATACAAGAGAATCATCAAAAACCTTCATTTCGCCTCCTAGATTTATCTTTATACGACAAAATAAATTTACTGCTTAGCAGCTCCGCTTCCCGAACCTTCATTTCCTTGGGAGTTTTTTTCTTTTGACTGCTTGTCCTTTTCAGTCAATTCAGAATGAAGGTTTTTAATTGATCGTCGTAGAATGCCAGGTATCCCTTTCCAGGCAGATGTAGAGATATCCTTGAACGGTCCAATTCCGGATATGACAGCTCTTGTATCCGTAGTGCACGAGAAGAATCCGGCATCTCCTCTTGCCTCCGCTCTCGTAAGGATTGCCTGAGCTTGCTCCGGAGTAACGGTAAAACTAAAAACTGCGGTTTGACTTTGGCTGGTCATTGCATGGTACCTAGCAAAGTCTGGAATAC
This genomic window contains:
- a CDS encoding HNH endonuclease, yielding MRKHDEAAANLAAGYKRTPEGYVWHNHQDQKLMQLVSKEAHEKTGHDGGFAGR
- a CDS encoding SMI1/KNR4 family protein, whose translation is MTADLLAVDRQGANMHEEIESPGPKIEIDDVVKLELEFNLNLPEDYKEFLLKFNGGLPWLDEYVVDGFYEEYCGIQVLYGIGREIQSSCLDYNIKAYRERINNDLIPIGCSGTNDAICLAIKGNSYGSVYFWDLVKECGKDCPDNLYVISDSFAGFLRKLTKFDD